agaaagaagagaaaaaaaatctaaattgtgATAGTCCATTTCGTGAggattattcattattaaatgatgcgaACCCAACCGTAGTCAAATGCGACCCCATCGCCGCGTCAGGTCATGATTAAAGacggttggttccgaaactagtcgggcaatctcgaaaaatacgcgtgagtagtTAAATCTAAATATCACGGCATTTCcaaattgttagttttattttgctcATCGACTCTTGTTGCCGTCTGTACCTATGTATGACACATGTAGGTAAAGTCAAAGATCAGAGCATATCTACAATTATCAGCAAAACATACCAGAGaaagttgaaaataaacaactgcacggatagccgaatggttgaggtcaccacgccaaacataCTGTGTGCGTCGTGTTGCTTGTTCGAtatccgcgtaggacaaacatttgtgtgatcggcatatgcttgttctaagtgtgggtgtctttgtgcacgtgatttgtttatttgtgaaaGCCAAAACAAGGACTAAGTATATTCCTTACACcggtagtttttttaaactagaaaaaaatcttaatatgtGCAGTTGTAGACAGATATGAGAATGATCTTAGCTTTAAATAAGGGGATACAGTaatttgaaatctcgtgtgacgtcacataccagtacgctttttactagcaagtgatgtttttagacCTCACTACCAAACTTTACAATACACTATAGAACAACAATACATGGCGTAGAGGAATCTTTCTTCCACACCGGCTAATATTACTTCAAGCCGTGACAACAGACCCCCAGATCATGAGAATCATACATAGGTACTCCTTTAATATAAAACCTGTCTTAATCATTGTAAAGCTGTAGCTCGCTCTTGACCTACTGATATTAGCAAATCGTTATTTATCATGCagtgttatttattactgattgatataattataaatggaaTACCTTGGCAATACCTTGGTATCAAATTCGTGCAAATAAAAAAGCTCATGTGTCATTTAATAACTGAAATATTCTATGAATCCGAGGTGAAGAAGTCTTTTGCCTGACAACAacctaaattttatatttacgttgTTGTCAGCTCTGAACAAAATCGAATAGATGTGTACGATAATTCTGAATAAGCTATATTTTTCCACAatattctgatatgcatagatTAGATCAGAGTCGAACTAAAGCGTAAAAGTCATACATTTAGGTTAGGCATAAAAATGGTATCAAATTTGGACTGAAAAGCaacaatttaagtaaaaaattatctgaaaaaGAATATAAGGATACAAATGGTTACAGGGTAGGTATCAAAGTTAAGCCGAATCGCGTCAATCATAAGGAAATAATGCCTGGAGCAAGAATATGAGGATACAtgattaagaaaattaaatgttattatttcttacaCTCTAGGACTATATCGGTCGGTAAACAACATTGATTAATATGTACAATATAAGGAAACTTATTTTTCCTCTTAAGCAGTTATCTGCAAGTGCAAACGGACATTTATGGAAAGAAGAATATATTAATAGCATTTCGATAAGTCTTAGTCACTGGTACAGAATAGTCCTAGAcaaagaatttatattaaagtctgCATCCTACTTTAGTCAGGTTTCTGTGTAcaatggacaaaaaaaaaaacaaatttgtcaaTAAAGATTAATGGACTTAAACCCTAAGTCCattaatctttaatttgtttttttttaggattaTTTTAGAGgcttaggtattttttattagtacaaacatacatacacacatacttgTACAATAAGTTTTCCACAAGTGTGtacttaatacaatttatcCATCCAATCATCGTTTTATAATGTGTATTAATTAGCTTGGGGTGAATCGCGGCAATCTCATTTTGAATTCTTGGTTGGGACCATTGTTTGATATTGGTGTGAAACAGCCAATTCAAAAAACGTCGTTTCGCGATTGACACCTTGGTCCCAAACGGGAAAGACTCCTTGTCACTGCATGGACTCCTTTCACCGTAGTGATTTAAACTATTTCTCTTCGATTTCAGGTTCAACTACAATCGTGCTGTGTGTCGTAGCTGTGGTGCTGATGGTGTCTTACACTGAGGCTGGTGAGTTCAATCTTCAATAGAATCTCTGTCGTATCAAAATAAGTTGATAAATGCACAGGAGTTTGTTCATGACATTGGAGCAGTGTAGAAAGAGAATACTCTCTCTTACTCTACCTTGTATAGATCGCTATAAGCTAGGTGAATGCTGCTTGCAAGTCACACTTTCGAATTAGATAACCTTAAAGTTCGTATCGTAAGATCCTCGATGTATAAGAGTAGGCACTGCTGATCACGAAATGGCAGCCAACATGGGACATAGCTGTGCGTGATCTATTGCTATCTATAAAGAATCGGTACACTGTATCTACTTAGATATGGACGAACTGGAAGCACACAGATTATTTGGAAATTCGTGACCGAAGGGAATCCCCGATTTGAGGGATCACAAGTACTTTGTTAAGTCTTTTATTTGGACATTATGCTCAGCCAAATGATACTTCACTGGCATAGGAATGTTAGAATGGttttttaataaggaaataGTACATTAACGGGTTGATCATAATGCATTACGGGGACAGTCACCAACTCAGGTTGAACCTGACAAGACCGGTCCAGTAATATCCGTATTACTCAAAACTACAATACCCTATTGTAGTTTGTGGTCTCGATATTCTTTGCTAATGGACAGAGTATAGAcaactttgtaatattttttccttacaTCTTCCCTCAAGTTTTGCACGGGCTTTTTAATTGTACAACTTTTAAAGAGTGCCGCATTGAAAGAAGGACCTATATCTACAAATATGAAGGAATGTACTACACAAAGATGGCCTCTTTTATCtggattcatttgtttttgaccTTTTCCAAAGCTGCGTTTAGTTCAAGTTCGAATTATAAGGGATCCGATTACCTGTCTGCCCGTCTGTTCACAACCCGTTTTACTGGTCTTATAGAGCatcttaaagttataaaaagatCAGTTATTGTGGGTACTTCAATGCCCTAAGGTACGAAACTGTGTACAGACGTGATGAagtaataacaatttaacaTCGCCGTCATCCGTTGCGACAATTCAAGTAAATTATCTAATCAAGTTGTTAGATCCGTTTAAGGAAAAcagctttttaaattattgcaacATTTCCAGAACCAGTCTGTCTCCAATTATTACGAAACTAgatattaaagaataaaaacttataattatatttgacaggaatttattatttgagtGTTTGGTAAATTGTGTATCACTCGAGGCATTTTCTTAACACACTCTTAAACACTTCTTTTTAGACGCGAgttaaataagaagaaaattcGAGGTCCAAACCCAAAGAGGTCCAGCACACAGAAGCCTTGTCAAGAACTTTAATGCAAATTTCTTGCAAGTAACATTCCGTTCaagttctttaattaaaaagcaatctAAGAAACAACTCTATTAAGTTTCGAATCTAATTATCTCGACAAAGAGGTACTTTAGTGTCAAGAAAAAGAGCcagaaaacattatatttcatgAACTATCCAATATTTCCAGCTGGCAACTGCCCCCTGCCCTCCAAGGTGTACGGCTGCAGCCCCAAGTGCGTGCAGGACTACGAGTGCACCGGCGGTAAGGTGTGCTGCTCCAACGCCTGCAACGCTAAGTCCTGCACGCAGCCGGCCGCTAACGGCGCCGGGTCGCACAGCTCTAACAAGTACCAGTGTAAGTTGATGCTGAAGTATCCCGGCTGGGTACAAGTctcttgcttttttttctttacaacgccatttagtctcaaactaagcaaagcttgtattatgagtactagctggctgatatacatacatatatttctaaattcatacatattatagataaattacacacagacacagaaaaaatgatcgtgctcatcacacaaaaatttgTCCTGCGTGGGAATCTAACCACTAACCAACAGGCATGGACAGCCGAGTATGGTTTTGAACCTTGATGGCCAAGATGTCATTTTgctctacgaatgcttgttctgagtctgggtgtctgtgacttcaatgtttgtgaatttCTGCGACACAAGCATTAAAGACATAAGAgcgggagtcattttttttagaatatagaaagaatatttaaaaagaagagCATCTAAGCTACTGTAGGTACtagtaaatgtaaatattgcgCAATTCTGATTTGCTTCTATCATTtagattttcataaaacatgAATTC
The genomic region above belongs to Trichoplusia ni isolate ovarian cell line Hi5 chromosome 5, tn1, whole genome shotgun sequence and contains:
- the LOC113494271 gene encoding waprin-Thr1-like, producing MGSTTIVLCVVAVVLMVSYTEAAGNCPLPSKVYGCSPKCVQDYECTGGKVCCSNACNAKSCTQPAANGAGSHSSNKYQSGGAGQYCDNVKCNSFEVCKMDPATKRMKCSRP